A stretch of Campylobacter volucris DNA encodes these proteins:
- the polA gene encoding DNA polymerase I, giving the protein MKTLTIIDTFGFFFRLFYAIKGLKNSKGEPSNMISGFANFIYSLKQEHPSDMIIFALDSKGKTFRSEIDPNYKINRQAPPPELLAQIPICIQMIEKMDFASFSCEGYEADDIIASLVKACKDKDIFIRIITQDKDLYQLIKDGKVSIYSPISKNDYDEAGCLEKYGVKPFQMRDFLALCGDSSDNIPGVKGIGAKGAKNLLDEFESIEGIYENLTLVRNERNKNLLLEGKENAILSKKLATLYEDLDVIYMLEKCAYPKDEPLLKIIDILEHYELNALLKKLRVNPQNKDKNLGFNARLILDEKELFDILEKLDKESVVAFDTETTSLNTKEAKIVGFSFCFHESEAFYVPLNHDYLGVSEQISIQRAKFAIEKIYQSFVVGHNLKYDFEIIKNNFGLNPPKNYADTMILAWLKEPSLRVNMDDLAKRLFDYETLHFEALVKKGENFASVDLEKACKYAAEDAYITLRFYLYFLQNLDQSLLELAKNSEFEFIKVLMMMENNGIKLDTMQLEQLMQSFNQDIKILSEKIYALAEEKFNINSPKQVGDILFEKLKLPSGKKTKTGYSTDEKVLNNLIDEYPIVKEILDYRELAKLVSTYCEPLLKLAKNDKDSRIYSSFLQTGTATGRLSSKDPNLQNIPAHGQYAKNYKSCFIPKDGYSFISLDYSQIELRMLAHFSEDKKLLEAFDNDEDIHAKTAIMIFGENNYHTRSIAKSINFGLIYGMGYKTLSQNLKIEAKLAKEYIEKYFENFTSIKKYFEKVKNEAKNDGFITTLLGRKRYFDFDNAKPMQIAMYERESINSILQGSAADIIKLAMIEIAKSLNEDQRLILQIHDELIFEVKDQLCEEFAKNASDVMENIVKLKVKLKTSSSIAKNWGELK; this is encoded by the coding sequence ATGAAAACTTTAACAATAATTGATACTTTTGGATTTTTCTTTAGATTATTTTATGCAATCAAAGGACTTAAAAATTCAAAAGGTGAACCTAGTAATATGATAAGTGGTTTTGCTAATTTTATTTATAGTTTAAAACAAGAACATCCAAGTGATATGATTATTTTTGCACTAGATAGCAAAGGTAAAACTTTTAGAAGTGAAATTGATCCAAATTATAAAATCAATCGTCAAGCACCACCACCAGAATTATTAGCTCAAATTCCAATTTGCATACAAATGATAGAAAAAATGGATTTTGCGAGCTTTTCTTGTGAAGGTTATGAAGCAGATGACATCATAGCATCTTTAGTCAAAGCATGCAAGGATAAGGATATTTTTATAAGAATTATCACTCAAGATAAAGATTTGTATCAGCTCATCAAAGATGGAAAAGTTAGCATTTATAGTCCTATTTCAAAAAATGATTATGATGAAGCAGGATGTTTGGAAAAATATGGTGTTAAACCTTTTCAAATGAGAGATTTTTTAGCACTTTGTGGTGATAGTTCTGACAATATCCCAGGGGTTAAAGGTATAGGTGCTAAGGGAGCTAAAAATTTACTTGATGAGTTTGAAAGCATAGAGGGTATTTATGAAAATTTAACCTTAGTGCGAAATGAAAGAAATAAAAATTTACTCTTAGAAGGTAAAGAAAATGCGATTTTGAGTAAAAAATTAGCTACTTTATATGAAGATTTAGATGTAATTTATATGCTTGAAAAATGTGCTTATCCTAAAGATGAACCATTGTTAAAAATTATAGATATATTAGAACATTATGAGCTTAATGCTTTGCTTAAAAAATTGCGTGTTAATCCTCAAAATAAAGATAAAAATTTAGGTTTTAATGCAAGATTGATTTTAGATGAAAAAGAATTATTTGACATTTTAGAAAAATTAGATAAAGAAAGTGTTGTGGCTTTTGATACTGAAACTACTAGCTTAAATACTAAAGAAGCAAAGATTGTAGGTTTTAGTTTTTGTTTTCATGAAAGCGAAGCTTTTTATGTGCCGCTTAATCATGATTATTTAGGAGTTAGCGAGCAAATTTCTATACAAAGAGCTAAATTTGCCATAGAAAAAATTTATCAAAGCTTTGTCGTAGGACATAATCTTAAGTATGATTTTGAAATTATTAAAAACAATTTTGGTCTAAATCCTCCAAAAAATTATGCAGATACTATGATTTTAGCATGGTTAAAAGAACCAAGTTTAAGAGTAAATATGGATGATTTAGCTAAAAGGTTGTTTGATTATGAGACATTGCATTTTGAAGCTTTGGTAAAAAAAGGTGAGAATTTTGCTAGTGTTGATTTAGAAAAAGCTTGTAAATATGCAGCTGAAGATGCTTATATTACTTTAAGATTTTATTTGTATTTTTTACAAAATTTAGATCAATCATTATTAGAGCTTGCTAAAAATAGTGAATTTGAATTTATTAAAGTGCTAATGATGATGGAAAATAATGGCATTAAGCTTGATACTATGCAACTTGAGCAATTAATGCAAAGTTTTAATCAAGACATTAAAATTTTAAGTGAGAAAATTTATGCTTTAGCAGAAGAAAAATTTAATATTAATTCTCCAAAACAAGTGGGTGATATTTTATTTGAAAAATTAAAATTACCAAGTGGCAAAAAAACAAAAACAGGTTATTCTACTGATGAAAAAGTTTTAAATAATCTCATAGATGAATATCCTATCGTAAAAGAAATTTTAGATTATAGAGAACTTGCTAAATTAGTTTCTACTTATTGTGAGCCTTTGTTAAAACTTGCTAAAAATGACAAAGATTCAAGAATTTATTCAAGTTTTTTACAAACAGGAACTGCAACAGGTCGTCTTTCATCAAAAGATCCAAACTTGCAAAATATACCTGCACATGGCCAATATGCAAAAAACTATAAATCTTGTTTTATACCAAAAGATGGTTATAGTTTTATTTCTCTTGATTATTCGCAAATTGAACTTAGAATGCTTGCTCATTTTAGTGAAGATAAAAAACTTTTAGAAGCATTTGATAATGATGAAGATATCCATGCAAAAACTGCAATAATGATTTTTGGTGAAAATAATTATCACACAAGAAGCATTGCTAAAAGCATTAATTTTGGACTTATTTACGGAATGGGTTATAAAACTTTAAGTCAAAATTTAAAAATTGAAGCTAAATTAGCAAAAGAATATATTGAAAAATATTTTGAAAATTTTACAAGTATTAAAAAATACTTTGAAAAAGTAAAAAATGAAGCTAAAAATGATGGTTTTATTACAACGCTTTTAGGCCGCAAGAGATATTTTGATTTTGATAATGCAAAACCTATGCAAATTGCTATGTATGAAAGAGAAAGCATTAATTCTATACTTCAAGGCTCAGCTGCCGATATAATAAAATTAGCAATGATTGAAATTGCAAAAAGTTTAAATGAAGATCAGCGTTTGATTTTACAAATTCATGATGAACTTATTTTTGAAGTTAAAGATCAATTATGCGAAGAATTTGCAAAAAATGCTAGTGATGTTATGGAAAATATTGTAAAATTAAAAGTAAAATTAAAAACTTCATCAAGTATTGCTAAAAATTGGGGTGAATTAAAATAA
- a CDS encoding inosine-uridine preferring nucleoside hydrolase family protein, with product MRLILDTDIGNGIIGANTDDGLALGLILASKEIKLEMISTVSGNVQAKIAYSVAKNLLEKLNLNIPLYLGANETLCEDSNFWRQRLDNSAKNFNLTHLWDEIRPIKILDNITPNACLKMGELITKYPNEISICAIGPLTNIAMAMRLFENFDTNVKEIFIMGGSFDMPYYTKDTNFGFDPEAANIVLNSKAKITLVPYNATMQTLLTHKDLNSLKDQNPLCNFLVQTLKVWIDYASKTRGTNGTWIHDALTIAYMIDPSLASFEEYFVDVICDSSLARGNSIRCLKDAKMNLVNSYKKTTIKVLNDVDNDKLLKLIKTRLSNGICYENYKNITG from the coding sequence ATACGCCTTATTTTAGACACAGATATAGGTAATGGTATTATAGGAGCTAACACCGATGATGGTTTAGCTCTTGGGCTAATTTTAGCTTCTAAAGAAATCAAACTTGAAATGATTAGCACTGTTAGTGGTAATGTTCAGGCAAAAATTGCTTATAGCGTGGCTAAAAATTTATTAGAAAAATTAAATTTAAACATACCTTTATATTTAGGGGCTAATGAAACTTTATGCGAAGATAGTAATTTTTGGAGACAAAGATTAGATAATAGTGCTAAAAATTTTAATCTTACTCATCTTTGGGATGAGATTAGGCCTATTAAAATTTTAGATAATATCACTCCAAATGCTTGTTTAAAAATGGGAGAATTAATCACAAAATATCCTAATGAAATTTCAATTTGTGCTATAGGACCTTTAACAAATATTGCTATGGCAATGAGATTATTTGAAAATTTTGATACCAATGTAAAAGAAATTTTCATCATGGGCGGAAGTTTTGATATGCCCTATTATACTAAAGATACAAATTTTGGCTTTGATCCTGAAGCTGCAAACATAGTTTTAAATTCTAAAGCAAAGATCACTTTAGTGCCATATAATGCTACCATGCAAACTCTACTTACACATAAAGATTTAAATTCTTTAAAAGACCAAAATCCTCTTTGTAATTTTTTAGTGCAGACTTTAAAAGTTTGGATCGATTATGCAAGCAAAACAAGAGGCACTAATGGCACTTGGATACACGATGCTTTAACGATTGCTTATATGATTGACCCTAGCTTGGCTAGTTTTGAAGAATATTTTGTCGATGTCATTTGTGATAGCTCTTTAGCAAGAGGAAATTCTATCAGATGCTTAAAAGATGCTAAAATGAATTTAGTAAATTCTTATAAAAAAACCACTATAAAAGTTTTAAACGATGTTGATAATGACAAACTTTTAAAACTTATAAAAACAAGACTTTCAAATGGAATTTGCTATGAAAATTACAAAAATATAACGGGTTAA
- a CDS encoding YqaA family protein — protein MFEFLYSDISYIGLFIVSFLSSTLLPMASEAFVIAFVKLDFNIYCVLFVATLANTLGSLSTYALAYFGKSQILEKYFKNSIEKLDKFNANFKKFGFLYAFFTFLPVVGDIFSLGLGFAKYSFLKSCVFIALGKLTRYIFVIFIANSI, from the coding sequence GTGTTTGAATTTTTATATAGTGATATTAGTTATATAGGGCTTTTTATAGTAAGTTTTTTATCAAGCACTCTTTTGCCTATGGCTAGTGAAGCTTTTGTAATAGCTTTTGTAAAATTAGATTTTAATATTTATTGTGTTCTTTTTGTGGCAACTTTGGCAAATACTTTAGGAAGTTTAAGCACTTATGCCCTAGCGTATTTTGGTAAGAGTCAAATTTTAGAAAAATATTTTAAAAATTCCATCGAGAAATTAGACAAATTCAATGCAAATTTTAAAAAATTTGGTTTTTTGTATGCTTTTTTTACTTTTTTGCCTGTGGTAGGTGATATTTTTTCATTAGGACTTGGTTTTGCTAAATATTCTTTTTTAAAATCTTGTGTTTTTATAGCTTTAGGAAAATTAACCCGTTATATTTTTGTAATTTTCATAGCAAATTCCATTTGA
- the trpB gene encoding tryptophan synthase subunit beta: MKKYYGKFGGQFVPNEVKIALDEVEKAFLKLKNDKEFKQELQYLLKTYVGRPTPLYHAKNLSKHYKHEIYLKREDLTHTGAHKINNALAQALIAKKMNKKKIIAETGAGQHGLATATAAALLGLECEIFMGATDVQRQALNVYKMELLGAKVNAITKGRKTLSDAVDEALNFWVKNTKDVFYVVGSAVGPYPYPQIVTHFQSIIGKECKVQLKKINQKVDYIVAATGGGSNAAGIFHAFLKDKKVKLIGVEAAGLGKDTPYHAATLTKGKIGIIHGMQTKVLQNDQGEISHTFSISAGLDYPGIGPLHAYLQESKRANYYAINDDECINALKLLCKKEGIIPAIESSHALAYLDKLCPSLKKKSTIVVNLSGRGDKDMQSVYEYKKGQIYG; this comes from the coding sequence ATGAAAAAATATTATGGAAAATTTGGCGGACAATTTGTCCCAAATGAAGTAAAAATAGCATTAGATGAAGTAGAAAAAGCTTTTTTAAAACTAAAAAATGATAAAGAATTTAAACAAGAATTGCAATATCTTCTAAAAACCTATGTTGGAAGACCAACACCTTTATATCATGCAAAAAATTTAAGCAAACATTATAAACACGAAATATACCTAAAAAGAGAAGACTTAACACATACTGGAGCTCATAAAATCAACAATGCTTTAGCCCAAGCTTTAATAGCTAAAAAAATGAACAAGAAAAAAATCATCGCAGAAACTGGAGCAGGACAACACGGACTTGCAACAGCGACTGCAGCTGCACTTTTGGGATTAGAATGTGAAATTTTTATGGGGGCTACTGATGTCCAAAGACAAGCTTTAAATGTCTATAAAATGGAACTTTTAGGAGCCAAAGTTAATGCTATAACAAAAGGCAGAAAAACACTAAGTGATGCAGTTGATGAGGCTTTAAATTTTTGGGTTAAAAATACAAAAGATGTATTTTATGTAGTAGGAAGTGCAGTTGGGCCTTATCCTTATCCGCAAATTGTAACGCATTTTCAAAGTATCATTGGTAAAGAATGCAAAGTGCAACTTAAAAAAATCAATCAAAAAGTTGACTACATCGTAGCAGCTACTGGAGGAGGTAGTAATGCAGCTGGAATTTTTCATGCTTTTTTAAAAGATAAAAAAGTAAAACTTATAGGGGTTGAAGCAGCAGGATTAGGCAAAGATACTCCTTATCACGCAGCAACTCTTACAAAAGGAAAAATAGGAATCATTCATGGAATGCAAACTAAAGTTTTACAAAATGATCAAGGAGAAATTTCACATACCTTTAGCATCTCTGCTGGACTTGATTACCCTGGAATTGGACCATTGCATGCATATTTACAAGAAAGCAAAAGGGCAAATTATTATGCTATTAATGATGATGAGTGTATAAATGCTTTAAAATTATTATGCAAAAAAGAAGGTATCATACCTGCTATTGAAAGTTCTCATGCTTTAGCTTACTTAGATAAATTATGCCCTAGTTTAAAGAAAAAAAGCACTATAGTGGTAAATTTATCAGGAAGAGGAGATAAAGATATGCAAAGTGTTTATGAGTACAAAAAGGGTCAAATTTATGGTTAA
- a CDS encoding disulfide bond formation protein B, which translates to MNTYLNKNDQYFYLFMTTAILLILAIPVGFANMYLGYFHNESPCTLCWFERIGMIVIGILGMFILRYGPQIKYIVCVFLFAGYGIYMGVRHTASWWQRDIGIGLGDKLVGAHTYTWAVVVYWCVVVVMGLALLFIRKNSSMMQDLSSEEIKIKKLNKYSKFVIVISFVVVCSNAFQALIINGLPPYTGKSNPDRLTFDMSIMSKTWTTEVWSRLAHFDLFGKNVPEEVFIKDLVEPKDLTFDKNISNGAFEITKNIQALNENFEIKIPELQKYKHINAIVYDKINDEFVLISNEMALAYTKDFNTATNFALFDKTNGYDMRYIVDGTFVGDKVIIGAYNKTFSGTQKTDKQIDPMLEWQTFKETSGNISPAFFTKKNDWYEPSRKYILTIRAKQNYVHAYANDGEYLYLISTPNKFSKKLILSYASTKDYLLSGEKVLSVGDDLKLKENKNINDYYIVGAEIVKDKMLALSLRYNTFLVIDYKNAKIIDAYGVEGLENPKSFTIKNDTLYILDRTSDKKDIIKTYKNPL; encoded by the coding sequence ATGAATACATATTTAAATAAAAATGATCAATACTTTTACCTATTTATGACCACTGCTATTTTACTTATATTAGCCATACCAGTTGGATTTGCTAATATGTATTTGGGATATTTTCATAACGAATCACCTTGCACTCTTTGTTGGTTTGAGCGTATTGGTATGATTGTAATTGGTATTTTAGGAATGTTTATTTTACGATATGGCCCTCAGATTAAATACATAGTTTGTGTATTTTTATTTGCGGGATATGGAATTTATATGGGCGTGCGACACACAGCAAGCTGGTGGCAAAGAGATATTGGTATAGGTCTTGGAGATAAATTAGTTGGAGCTCATACTTATACTTGGGCTGTTGTGGTTTATTGGTGTGTTGTAGTTGTAATGGGACTTGCTTTACTTTTTATAAGAAAAAATAGCTCAATGATGCAAGATCTTTCAAGCGAAGAAATCAAAATAAAAAAATTAAACAAGTATTCTAAATTTGTTATTGTTATATCTTTTGTAGTAGTTTGTTCTAATGCATTTCAAGCTTTAATTATAAATGGTTTGCCTCCATATACAGGAAAATCAAACCCTGATCGTTTGACATTTGATATGAGTATCATGAGTAAAACTTGGACTACAGAAGTTTGGAGTAGGCTTGCTCATTTTGATTTATTTGGTAAAAATGTTCCTGAAGAAGTTTTCATTAAAGACTTAGTTGAGCCAAAAGATTTAACATTTGACAAAAATATCTCTAATGGAGCTTTTGAAATCACAAAAAACATACAAGCTTTAAATGAAAATTTCGAAATAAAAATACCAGAACTTCAAAAATATAAGCATATCAATGCTATTGTTTATGATAAGATCAACGATGAATTTGTTTTAATTTCAAATGAAATGGCGCTTGCTTATACAAAAGATTTTAATACAGCTACAAATTTTGCATTATTTGATAAAACAAATGGATATGATATGAGATATATTGTAGATGGAACTTTTGTTGGAGATAAAGTCATCATAGGAGCTTATAATAAAACATTTAGTGGCACTCAAAAAACTGACAAGCAAATTGATCCTATGCTTGAATGGCAAACTTTTAAAGAAACTAGTGGAAATATATCTCCTGCGTTTTTTACGAAAAAAAATGATTGGTATGAACCATCAAGAAAATATATCTTAACCATTAGAGCAAAACAAAATTATGTTCATGCTTATGCAAATGATGGAGAGTATTTATATCTAATTTCAACACCAAATAAATTTAGTAAAAAACTCATTTTATCTTATGCTAGCACTAAAGATTATTTACTAAGTGGAGAAAAAGTTTTAAGTGTTGGAGATGATTTAAAGCTTAAAGAAAATAAAAATATCAATGATTATTATATAGTTGGAGCTGAGATAGTCAAAGATAAAATGCTTGCATTGAGTTTGCGTTATAATACTTTTCTTGTAATTGATTATAAAAACGCAAAAATCATTGATGCTTATGGCGTAGAAGGATTAGAAAATCCAAAATCCTTTACTATTAAAAATGACACACTTTATATACTCGATCGCACTAGTGATAAAAAAGATATCATAAAAACTTACAAAAATCCTTTATAA
- a CDS encoding TPR repeat protein, Sel1 subfamily, which translates to MLKIILFLFLVFGVSYADKIDDLENSCDKGEAKACRDLAYMYEEGRGKVYKNKYKAIKFYKEACDKNDATACNRLGVIYRDGINVKKSYFKAKKYFDKACDLGNDMGCIWERKLQKDKIEDILDGK; encoded by the coding sequence ATGCTTAAAATCATTTTATTTTTGTTTTTAGTGTTTGGAGTGTCTTATGCAGATAAGATAGATGATCTAGAAAACTCATGCGATAAAGGGGAAGCAAAAGCTTGTAGAGATTTAGCCTATATGTATGAAGAAGGGCGAGGTAAAGTTTATAAAAATAAATACAAAGCCATTAAATTTTATAAAGAAGCTTGCGATAAAAACGATGCAACTGCTTGTAATAGATTAGGAGTTATTTATCGAGATGGTATTAATGTGAAAAAAAGCTATTTTAAAGCTAAAAAATACTTTGATAAAGCTTGTGATTTAGGTAATGATATGGGTTGTATTTGGGAAAGAAAACTTCAAAAAGATAAAATAGAAGACATACTAGATGGCAAATAA
- the uvrA gene encoding excinuclease ABC subunit UvrA yields MNNDKISIIGAKENNLKNINLEIPKNNLIVFTGLSGSGKSTLAFGTLYAEGQRRYIESLSAYARQFLDKVGKPNVDKIEGLTPAIAIDQKTTSKNPRSTVGTITEIYDYLRLLYARIGTQHCHQCGQKISSMSGADIVGEILKLPQGAKIIIYAPLVKEKKGSFADLLENLVSKGYIRAQIDGVLTRLDEEIQLAKTKKHTIKLAIDRLQIQDDMLARLASDVEKGLSESFGEIEIEVINNEEFDLPKHFHYSEHNACFDCKISFPLLEPLSFSFNSPKGACSSCDGLGIRYSLDMKKLINEDLSLENGAIKLLYGFNKSYYYKFLMAFCEQNDIRVKIPYSELNEDEKRLVLYGNAKEISFLWKRHRLNRKFEGVVKYAYEMLKDDKDLSEYMSEKICKDCNGHRLRAESLAVKVADKNLGDILDMSIENTTAFFSKKENFNYLSEQEQMIAKPIFKEINERLFFLYDVGLGYLSLGRDARTISGGEAQRIRIASQIGSGLSGVMYVLDEPSIGLHERDTQKLIKTLRNLQQKGNTLIVVEHDKMTIEEADFIVDIGPNAGKFGGEVVFSGTYKQLLKSKSQTALYMSGKKQISHQKHRKQEDFISLKDVSINNIKNLSVDFPLRNLVAITGVSGSGKSSLILQTLLPFAQEELNRAKKVRKLNGAKIEGLEKLDKVIYLDQSPIGRTPRSNPATYTGVMDEIRNLFAATKEAKMRGYKIGRFSFNVKGGRCEKCSGDGEIKIEMHFLPDVMVTCDVCNGKRYNDATLEIKYKGKSIADVLNMSIIEASEFFQAVPKIKQKLDTLVKVGLDYLTLGQNATTLSGGEAQRVKLAKELSRSDTGKTLYILDEPTTGLHFEDVNKLVLVLQHLVDLGNSVFVIEHNLDVIKNADYIIDMGPEGGVKGGKVIAQGSAEELAKNHKKSGSYTGYYLNLEFKDKNNYA; encoded by the coding sequence ATGAATAATGACAAGATAAGTATCATTGGTGCTAAGGAAAATAATTTAAAAAATATCAATTTAGAAATTCCAAAAAATAATCTTATAGTTTTTACAGGACTTAGCGGCAGTGGTAAATCGACTTTAGCCTTTGGCACACTTTATGCAGAAGGCCAACGCCGTTATATAGAAAGTTTAAGCGCATATGCTAGACAATTTTTAGACAAAGTTGGCAAGCCTAATGTTGATAAGATTGAAGGTTTAACACCAGCTATTGCTATAGATCAAAAAACTACTTCAAAAAATCCTAGATCAACGGTTGGAACCATTACTGAAATTTATGATTATTTAAGACTTTTATATGCAAGAATTGGCACTCAACATTGTCATCAATGTGGGCAAAAAATTTCATCTATGAGCGGTGCAGATATTGTAGGTGAGATTTTAAAACTTCCACAAGGAGCTAAGATTATTATTTATGCTCCTTTGGTAAAAGAAAAAAAAGGAAGTTTTGCAGATTTATTAGAAAATTTAGTTAGTAAAGGTTATATCAGAGCTCAAATTGATGGGGTTTTGACTAGATTAGATGAAGAAATTCAATTAGCTAAAACCAAAAAACACACTATAAAATTAGCCATTGATAGACTTCAAATACAAGATGATATGCTAGCAAGACTTGCTAGTGATGTTGAAAAGGGTTTAAGTGAGAGTTTTGGGGAGATTGAAATAGAAGTGATTAATAATGAAGAATTTGATCTTCCAAAACATTTTCATTATAGTGAGCATAATGCTTGTTTTGATTGTAAAATTTCTTTTCCGTTGCTTGAGCCTTTGAGTTTTTCTTTTAATTCTCCAAAAGGGGCTTGTAGCTCTTGTGATGGACTTGGGATTCGCTATTCTTTGGATATGAAAAAATTAATCAATGAAGATTTAAGCTTAGAAAATGGTGCTATAAAATTACTTTATGGATTTAATAAAAGTTATTATTATAAATTTTTAATGGCATTTTGTGAGCAAAATGATATTAGAGTCAAAATTCCTTATAGTGAGTTAAATGAAGATGAAAAGCGTTTAGTGCTTTATGGAAATGCTAAAGAGATTAGTTTTTTATGGAAAAGACATAGGTTAAATCGTAAATTTGAAGGTGTAGTAAAATATGCTTATGAAATGCTAAAAGATGATAAAGATTTAAGCGAGTATATGAGTGAAAAAATTTGCAAAGATTGTAATGGCCATCGTTTAAGAGCTGAGAGTTTAGCTGTAAAAGTAGCAGATAAAAATTTAGGCGATATTTTAGATATGAGTATAGAAAATACTACAGCTTTTTTTTCTAAGAAAGAAAATTTTAATTATTTAAGTGAGCAAGAACAAATGATCGCTAAGCCTATTTTCAAAGAAATTAATGAAAGATTATTTTTTCTTTATGATGTAGGACTTGGGTATTTGTCTTTAGGAAGAGATGCTAGAACTATTAGTGGCGGAGAAGCTCAAAGAATTCGTATTGCATCGCAAATTGGTAGTGGTTTAAGTGGGGTGATGTATGTTTTAGATGAACCAAGTATCGGTCTTCATGAAAGAGATACTCAAAAACTCATAAAAACTTTAAGAAATTTACAACAAAAAGGTAATACCTTAATCGTAGTTGAGCATGATAAAATGACTATAGAAGAAGCAGACTTTATAGTAGATATTGGTCCAAATGCGGGTAAATTTGGTGGTGAAGTAGTTTTTAGTGGCACTTATAAACAATTGTTAAAAAGCAAAAGTCAAACGGCACTTTATATGAGCGGTAAAAAGCAAATTTCACATCAAAAGCATAGAAAACAAGAAGATTTTATAAGCTTAAAAGATGTTAGCATTAATAATATTAAAAATTTAAGTGTGGATTTTCCTTTACGAAATTTAGTCGCTATTACGGGTGTTTCAGGTAGTGGCAAAAGCTCTTTGATCTTACAAACTTTATTACCTTTTGCTCAAGAAGAATTAAATCGTGCAAAAAAAGTAAGAAAGCTAAATGGAGCTAAGATAGAAGGATTAGAAAAATTAGATAAGGTAATTTATCTTGATCAAAGTCCTATAGGAAGAACTCCAAGGTCAAATCCTGCAACTTATACAGGTGTTATGGATGAAATTAGAAATCTTTTTGCAGCTACTAAAGAAGCTAAAATGAGAGGGTATAAAATAGGTAGATTTTCATTTAATGTCAAAGGTGGTAGATGCGAAAAGTGCAGTGGCGATGGTGAGATTAAAATAGAAATGCATTTTTTACCTGATGTTATGGTTACTTGCGATGTGTGTAATGGTAAAAGATATAATGATGCAACTTTAGAAATAAAATATAAAGGCAAAAGTATAGCAGATGTTTTAAATATGAGCATCATAGAAGCAAGTGAATTTTTTCAAGCTGTGCCAAAAATCAAGCAAAAGCTAGATACTTTAGTAAAAGTAGGACTTGATTATCTTACTTTAGGACAAAATGCTACCACTTTAAGTGGTGGGGAAGCTCAGCGTGTAAAACTTGCTAAAGAGTTAAGTAGAAGCGATACGGGAAAAACTTTATATATTTTAGATGAGCCTACTACAGGACTTCATTTTGAAGATGTAAATAAACTTGTTTTGGTTTTGCAACATTTGGTAGATCTTGGAAATAGTGTTTTTGTAATAGAACATAATTTAGATGTGATTAAAAATGCTGATTATATTATAGATATGGGGCCAGAAGGTGGTGTTAAAGGCGGTAAAGTCATTGCACAAGGAAGCGCAGAAGAATTAGCTAAAAATCATAAAAAAAGTGGTTCTTATACAGGATATTATTTAAATTTAGAGTTTAAGGATAAAAATAACTATGCTTAA